The following proteins are co-located in the Solanum pennellii chromosome 8, SPENNV200 genome:
- the LOC107028872 gene encoding 30S ribosomal protein S6 alpha, chloroplastic — MASSSSSPSVLPSLTSTLSSSKPSIPFNFKGFTKRVNNSGQILKAQTLEFSGSFFEGGFGGGNADEPPTTPWSGISAVEDKEEPQCPPGLRPYETMVVLRPDMSEDERLALTQKYEELLVAGGGMYVEVFNRGVIPLAYSIRRKNKAGETNTYLDGIYLLFTYFTKPESIVALEATLVADDDVIRSSTFKIRKRKY, encoded by the exons ATggcgtcttcttcttcttctccatcaGTACTTCCATCTCTTACCTCCACTCTCTCTTCTTCTAAACCTTCAATACCCTTCAACTTCAAAGGTTTCACCAAAAGGGTCAACAATTCTGGGCAAATCTTGAAAGCCCAAACTCTAGAATTTTCGGGCTCGTTTTTCGAGGGTGGATTTGGAGGAGGAAATGCTGATGAACCACCGACTACACCATGGTCGGGTATTTCTGCAGTTGAAGATAAAGAGGAACCGCAGTGTCCACCTGGGTTACGCCCTTATGAAACAATGGTGGTATTGAGACCTGATATGTCTGAAGATGAAAGACTTGCTCTTACCCAGAAATACGAAGAG TTGCTGGTTGCTGGTGGTGGTATGTATGTGGAGGTCTTCAACCGAGGGGTTATTCCACTTGCATACAGCATTAGGAGGAAAAACAAAGCTGGAGAGACCAATACCTACTTGGACGGTATCTACCTCCTGTTCACTTATTTTACTAAACCTGAATCCATTGTAGCTCTTGAGGCAACATTGGTAGCTGATGATGATGTTATCCGGTCGTCCACTTTCAAGATTAGGAAAAGAAAATACTAG